One stretch of Argiope bruennichi chromosome 3, qqArgBrue1.1, whole genome shotgun sequence DNA includes these proteins:
- the LOC129963297 gene encoding acetoacetyl-CoA synthetase-like: MSCSSARLHQNGFVDKLESNPTIVWNQKVPNTELEKFKEIVEKKYGQHFDSYWDLHKWSVKNYTDFWKEIWHFFDVIASKPYDEVLVKTGSGFLDNEWFSGARLNFAENLLRIRDNRLALICLDELGNYGTVTFAEMFEEVRRYAAAFRKHGLSIGDRVTCIMTNRKEALFAMLATTSIGAIWSGPLPFHGPRIISNLVKFLDPTIIFALDHFQDEGRQIDLFDKLVAAAESAPNLKKTVVLATRPQTVKRLSEIQKSMLLEDFLESGKNPDGTVPDLIFEQLPFDHPIAINFTSGTTGLPKGVLHSAGTFIAVLRDFGIHLNLKEGDTVYTYCPVGWSVWDNPIPSLALGVKLFLFTGSADYDKKGFTLWDCLSKYNITYACLTPACFDWLENYKIIPEPGMNFDSLKIIALGASPSKIRNFDFLHKHAKKDLFVSSIYGATEVFGAFSGFDLNLPGYASECQVPALGVDLHVFDEQGKSVIGQRGEMVVKTPTPSFPVYLWKDENNVKLNETYFSKYPGVWRQSDEGWINPKTKGIVVIGRSDDTLKQDGERFCAGDIYFGIDKLEELEDYICVGQDRWDGETRAVLFVKLKKGHTFTPELKEKIIDSISREVTVDIVPKLILEIQDIPYNLNHKRMESTVRKILATNSIPEVSNIKNRESLQYYLNIPEILSYNEH, encoded by the exons caCGTCTCCACCAAAATGGCTTTGTGGACAAATTAGAAAGCAATCCTACTATTGTATGGAATCAAAAAGTACCAAACAcagaattagaaaaattcaaagaaatagttGAAAAGAAATATGGGCAACACTTTG ATTCCTACTGGGATTTGCATAAATGGTCAGTGAAAAACTATACAGATTTCTGGAAAGAAATATGGCACTTTTTTGACGTCATTGCTTCGAAACCTTATGATGAA gTATTGGTAAAAACAGGAAGTGGATTTTTGGACAATGAATGGTTCAGTGGAGCAAGGCTGAATTTTGCCGAAAATCTTCTTAGAATCAGAGACAATCGATTAGCTTTAATATGTTTAG acGAGTTAGGAAACTACGGAACAGTGACTTTTGCTGAGATGTTTGAAGAAGTTCGACGGTACGCCGCCGCATTTCGTAAACACGGCTTATCTATAGGAGACAGGGTAACGT GTATTATGACAAACAGAAAAGAAGCCCTCTTTGCAATGTTAGCTACAACAAGCATCGGAGCAATTTGGAGTGGGCCTCTTCCTTTTCATGGACCTAGA ataatttcaaatttagtgaaatttttgGATCCAACAATCATATTTGCTTTAGATCATTTCCAGGATGAAGGCAGGCAAATCGATCTATTTGACAAACTTGTAGCTGCTGCTGAAA GCGCCCCGAATCTCAAGAAAACGGTTGTACTAGCTACTCGACCACAAACCGTGAAACGTTTATCAGAGATACAAAAAAG catGCTATTAGAGGATTTTTTGGAAAGTGGAAAAAACCCAGATGGCACAGTGCCGGATCTCATATTCGAACAACTGCCTTTTGACCATCCTATTGCCATTAATTTCACATCAGGAACAACAGGACTTCCTAAAGGAGTTTTACATTCTGCAGGA ACTTTCATTGCTGTACTGAGAGATTTTGGGATTCATTTGAATTTGAAGGAAGGAGACACAGTATATACTTATTGCCCA GTAGGCTGGAGTGTCTGGGATAACCCTATTCCAAGTTTGGCCTTGGGAGTCAAATTGTTCCTCTTCACTGGGAGTGCCGACTATGACAAGAAAGGTTTCACTTTATGGGATTGTCTTTCGAAATACAACATAACTTACGCTTGTCTCACACCTGCCTGCTTTGATTGgctagaaaattacaaaataattccaG agcCTGGAATGAATTTcgacagtttaaaaataattgcacttGGAGCCAGTCcatcaaaaataagaaactttGATTTTTTACACAAGCATGCTAAAAAGGATCTTTTTGTTAGCAGCATATACG GTGCGACAGAAGTATTTGGAGCCTTCTCGGGATTTGATTTGAACCTACCTGGTTATGCAAGCGAGTGTCAAGTCCCTGCACTAGGAGTGGACTTGCATGTTTTTGATGAACAAG GAAAATCTGTTATTGGCCAACGAGGAGAAATGGTTGTGAAAACACCAACCCCGTCTTTTCCTGTTTATCTTTGGAAAGATGAAAATAATGTCAAGCTGAATGAAACTTACTTTTCCAAATATCCAG GTGTTTGGAGACAAAGTGACGAAGGATGGATTAACCCTAAAACGAAAGGGATCGTGGTGATAGGTAGAAG tGACGACACTCTTAAACAAGATGGAGAACGCTTCTGTGCCGGCGACATTTACTTTGGGA TTGATAAGCTAGAAGAGCTGGAAGATTACATCTGTGTGGGCCAGGACCGGTGGGATGGAGAAACGAGAGCAGTGCTCTTCGTTAAACTGAAGAAAGGACACACTTTCACACCcgaattgaaggaaaaaattatcgATAGTATATCTAGAGAAGTGACAGTTGATATCGTGCCCAAGCTCATATTAGAAATTCAAGATATACCG tacaaTCTCAACCACAAACGAATGGAGAGTACAGTACGAAAAATACTAGCAACCAATTCAATTCCAGAAGTGTCAAACATCAAGAACCGTGAGAGTCTACAGTATTATCTCAACATTCCAGAAATACTGAGCTACAATGAGCATTGA